A single genomic interval of Halalkalibaculum roseum harbors:
- a CDS encoding RNA polymerase sigma factor, with product MKLEKSEHISSKYEQLEDKDLVRFYRQNGDQQAFRELMNRHQSKVYSYIYSMIGSAGLADDIFQETFTKVITKMDDTYNEQGKWIAWVMRIAHNATIDHIRKQKRFVDVSSNYDKESNTDFYDRLPDEDLVDAQEQLEKDEAKSSLMKHIAELPEEQRQVVMLRHYYEMPFKEIAELTNVSINTALGRMRYALINLRKLFDQEKEQESKKYAER from the coding sequence ATGAAACTCGAAAAATCTGAACATATCAGCTCCAAATACGAGCAACTTGAGGACAAGGATTTGGTTCGGTTCTACCGCCAGAACGGAGACCAGCAGGCTTTCCGTGAACTGATGAACCGTCACCAATCTAAGGTCTATTCCTATATCTACAGCATGATTGGCAGTGCCGGTTTAGCTGATGATATTTTCCAGGAGACCTTTACCAAGGTAATCACAAAGATGGATGATACCTATAATGAACAGGGTAAATGGATAGCCTGGGTGATGCGAATTGCACATAATGCAACAATCGATCATATTAGAAAACAAAAACGATTTGTTGACGTTAGTTCTAACTACGACAAGGAATCAAATACGGATTTCTATGATCGATTACCTGACGAGGACTTGGTCGATGCTCAGGAACAGCTTGAAAAAGATGAGGCAAAAAGCAGTTTAATGAAGCATATTGCCGAACTTCCTGAAGAACAACGACAAGTAGTGATGCTACGGCATTATTACGAGATGCCTTTTAAGGAAATCGCAGAATTAACAAATGTTTCTATAAATACGGCACTAGGACGCATGCGTTATGCGTTAATAAACCTTAGGAAACTATTTGACCAGGAAAAAGAACAAGAATCGAAGAAATATGCTGAACGATGA
- the uvrC gene encoding excinuclease ABC subunit UvrC: MSAESAEIDVQEKVENLPTTPGVYMFKDNGGRLLYIGKAKRLRNRVQSYFQDSRGHDGRIKVMVSKIDDLEVIVTDSEAEALILENNLIKKHHPRYNIMYRDDKSYPYICVTNDERPRVFPTRTVINDGSKYYGPYDSVTHMKRMLETIRKAFNLCTCAVSRKNIDRTKGAPQWHSCFDEYLEQCSGDWELEEYQSTVEKVERMLNGRTDSLIRDLKEEMEMASEALEFEQAARLRDSLQAVKRYSQKMKMVADKKVDRDLFAISVDEEIGEACGVLFKIREGKLIGKFHRFLKNIDHLEKSEMLQSFVEDYYTGQFAGAIPDEVYVSEELVNDEPLLQYLWQQREKKVPIHQPKIGEKAQMIRMAESNAELQLGERKLEKMKAERERIPHAVKELKEHLKLDRLPRRIECFDNSNIQGSDPVASMVCFVDAKPRKSMYKRFHIKTVEGPDDFASMKEVLSRRYKRVQKEKQQIPDLIVVDGGKGQLSSAVEALKEIEFYGECDIVGLAKRLEEVFIPGKQDPVMIPKTSSALKLLQRVRDEAHRFAINFHRETRSKRTLKTELTEISGVGEKTAQKLLNHFGSVKKVKKADKGEIQAEIGEKVGEAVYDYFQNSSK, translated from the coding sequence ATGAGTGCCGAATCTGCTGAAATTGACGTGCAGGAAAAAGTGGAGAATCTTCCTACCACGCCGGGAGTCTATATGTTTAAAGATAATGGTGGAAGACTACTCTACATCGGCAAAGCCAAACGGCTGCGGAACCGTGTGCAATCATATTTTCAGGATTCGAGGGGACATGACGGTCGCATTAAAGTAATGGTCTCTAAAATAGATGACCTTGAGGTGATCGTTACCGATTCGGAAGCCGAGGCTCTGATCCTGGAAAACAACCTTATAAAAAAGCATCATCCCCGGTACAATATCATGTACCGGGACGACAAATCCTATCCTTATATATGCGTGACTAATGATGAGCGTCCACGTGTATTTCCTACCCGTACCGTTATCAACGACGGTAGCAAGTATTATGGTCCCTATGATAGTGTCACGCATATGAAGCGGATGCTCGAAACAATTCGCAAGGCCTTTAACCTGTGTACCTGCGCTGTTTCCAGAAAGAATATTGACCGAACTAAAGGTGCACCGCAATGGCACTCATGTTTTGATGAGTACCTGGAGCAATGTTCCGGTGACTGGGAGTTGGAGGAATACCAGTCGACTGTTGAAAAAGTGGAGCGAATGTTGAACGGGCGGACCGATTCCCTCATTCGAGATCTAAAGGAGGAGATGGAGATGGCTTCGGAAGCCCTGGAGTTTGAACAGGCAGCCCGATTACGCGACAGCCTACAAGCAGTGAAGAGATACAGTCAGAAAATGAAGATGGTAGCTGACAAAAAGGTTGATCGTGACCTATTTGCCATTTCAGTAGACGAGGAAATAGGGGAGGCATGCGGTGTACTTTTCAAAATTCGTGAAGGAAAGCTGATTGGAAAATTCCACCGTTTCTTGAAAAATATTGATCACCTCGAGAAAAGTGAGATGCTGCAGTCATTCGTCGAGGATTATTACACAGGTCAGTTTGCAGGTGCCATTCCCGATGAAGTTTATGTGAGTGAAGAACTCGTGAACGATGAGCCACTGCTTCAGTACCTGTGGCAGCAGCGAGAGAAGAAAGTACCTATTCACCAGCCCAAAATAGGGGAGAAAGCGCAAATGATACGAATGGCGGAGTCGAATGCCGAACTGCAGCTGGGCGAGCGCAAACTGGAGAAGATGAAAGCCGAGCGAGAACGTATTCCACATGCGGTCAAAGAGTTGAAAGAGCATCTCAAACTGGACAGGCTGCCAAGGCGAATTGAATGTTTTGACAATTCGAACATTCAGGGTTCAGATCCGGTGGCATCGATGGTTTGTTTTGTGGATGCAAAACCCCGAAAGAGCATGTACAAGCGTTTCCATATCAAGACCGTTGAAGGTCCGGATGATTTTGCTTCCATGAAGGAGGTACTGAGCCGAAGATACAAGCGGGTACAAAAAGAAAAACAGCAGATACCGGATCTCATTGTTGTAGACGGGGGAAAGGGTCAGTTGAGCAGTGCTGTTGAGGCTCTTAAAGAGATCGAGTTTTATGGAGAGTGTGATATTGTAGGACTTGCAAAACGTCTGGAAGAGGTTTTTATCCCCGGAAAGCAGGACCCGGTAATGATTCCCAAAACCTCATCGGCGCTAAAACTGCTTCAACGGGTACGAGACGAAGCCCATCGATTTGCCATCAACTTTCACCGTGAAACGCGATCTAAGAGAACCCTGAAAACGGAGCTGACGGAAATCAGCGGAGTGGGAGAGAAGACGGCCCAGAAGCTTCTGAATCATTTTGGGTCTGTAAAAAAAGTAAAAAAAGCTGATAAAGGGGAGATTCAGGCTGAAATCGGTGAAAAAGTAGGGGAAGCGGTTTACGACTATTTTCAAAATAGTTCAAAATAA
- the dnaB gene encoding replicative DNA helicase yields the protein MAAQNGSNYQDKNKDGSKVLEQQGRVPPQAIEVEEAVLGAMLIEHEAATVALQMLSSDDFYKNSHRHIFEVLHDLYERDNPLDLLTVENELRDKDLLETCGGAGYLSELTRSVSSAANIDYHAQIIAEKATKRNLILSCTEIIQESYDSSSDPYDVLDRAEQKVFDLANAKHRSQAKPIGDVLKDTLSYLEDMRGKEGGITGVPTGLAIDEMTAGWQNGDMIVIAARPSMGKTAFVLTTARNAALHQDPKLKTKVAIFSLEMSDQSLVQRLLTMEGRINAQSARSGRLKDEEFKRLIDAAGRLFTADIFIDDTPGLSIMELRTKARRLKSEHDIGLVVVDYLQLMSSNNRDAGNREQEIASISRGLKALAKELDVPVIALSQLSRAVETRGGDKRPQLSDLRESGSIEQDADVVCFLYRPEYYGITTTPEGESTAGLAEVIVGKQRNGPVGSKRLYFVKDYARFENLTTASPQPFDEANAGGSSNEQPDGDSGPPPMGHSPGPEDEENAPF from the coding sequence ATGGCAGCACAAAACGGCTCAAATTACCAGGACAAAAATAAAGACGGATCAAAAGTACTCGAGCAGCAGGGACGAGTACCTCCACAGGCTATTGAAGTGGAAGAAGCGGTACTTGGAGCTATGCTCATTGAACATGAGGCAGCCACTGTAGCGCTCCAAATGCTCTCATCTGATGATTTCTATAAAAATTCACACCGGCACATTTTTGAGGTGCTCCATGACTTGTATGAACGGGATAACCCTCTTGATCTGTTAACCGTAGAAAATGAACTTCGTGACAAAGATCTTCTCGAAACTTGCGGGGGTGCGGGCTACCTATCTGAGCTCACCCGTTCGGTAAGCTCTGCTGCCAATATTGATTACCATGCCCAGATTATTGCCGAAAAGGCAACCAAGCGAAACCTAATTCTTAGCTGCACGGAAATCATTCAGGAATCATACGACAGCTCCAGTGATCCATACGATGTGCTGGATCGCGCCGAGCAGAAAGTCTTTGACCTGGCTAATGCGAAGCACCGATCCCAAGCCAAACCAATCGGTGATGTGCTGAAAGACACCCTCTCCTACCTCGAAGATATGCGCGGCAAAGAAGGCGGTATCACCGGTGTACCTACTGGCCTAGCCATTGACGAAATGACGGCTGGTTGGCAAAATGGAGACATGATTGTAATTGCGGCCAGACCTTCTATGGGTAAAACAGCTTTTGTACTTACCACAGCACGTAATGCCGCACTGCATCAAGATCCGAAATTAAAAACCAAGGTGGCCATATTCAGCCTTGAGATGTCCGACCAATCTTTGGTCCAGAGACTTCTAACCATGGAAGGTCGCATAAACGCGCAGTCTGCTCGATCCGGGCGGTTGAAAGACGAGGAATTCAAGCGCCTTATTGATGCTGCCGGGCGTCTCTTTACCGCTGATATATTTATTGATGATACTCCGGGACTCAGCATCATGGAACTCCGAACCAAAGCCCGAAGGTTAAAAAGTGAGCATGATATCGGTCTGGTGGTTGTTGACTACCTTCAGCTGATGTCATCCAACAATCGCGATGCCGGTAACCGGGAACAGGAAATTGCAAGTATTTCCCGTGGCCTTAAAGCACTGGCCAAAGAACTGGATGTTCCCGTCATAGCCTTGTCGCAGCTCAGCCGTGCTGTTGAGACCAGAGGCGGCGATAAACGTCCCCAGTTGAGTGACTTACGTGAATCCGGTTCCATTGAGCAGGATGCCGACGTAGTCTGCTTTTTATATCGTCCGGAGTATTACGGAATTACCACCACCCCCGAAGGTGAATCCACAGCCGGACTGGCAGAAGTTATTGTTGGTAAGCAGCGTAACGGACCGGTTGGTTCCAAGAGATTGTACTTCGTTAAAGACTATGCCCGCTTTGAAAACCTGACTACGGCCAGTCCACAACCATTTGATGAGGCAAATGCCGGTGGTAGTAGCAATGAACAGCCTGATGGCGATTCCGGTCCCCCGCCCATGGGTCATAGTCCAGGTCCGGAAGACGAAGAAAATGCACCCTTTTAG